The Pan troglodytes isolate AG18354 chromosome 8, NHGRI_mPanTro3-v2.0_pri, whole genome shotgun sequence genome window below encodes:
- the WBP1L gene encoding WW domain binding protein 1-like isoform X4 encodes MEPSGSVAGLGELDPGAFLDKDAECREELLKDDSSEHGAPDSKEKTPGRHRRFTGDSGIEVCVCNRGHHDDDLKEFNTLIDDALDGPLDFCDSCHVRPPGDEEEGLCQPSEEQAREPGHPHLPRPPACLLLNTINEQDSPNSQSSSSPS; translated from the coding sequence ATGGAGCCCAGTGGCTCTGTGGCTGGCTTGGGGGAGCTGGACCCCGGGGCCTTCCTGGACAAAGATGCAGAATGTAGGGAGGAGCTGCTGAAAGATGACAGCTCTGAACACGGCGCACCCGACAGCAAAGAGAAGACGCCTGGGAGACATCGCCGCTTCACAGGTGACTCGGGCattgaagtgtgtgtgtgcaacCGGGGCCACCATGATGATGACCTCAAAGAGTTCAACACACTCATCGATGATGCTCTGGATGGGCCCCTGGACTTCTGCGACAGCTGCCATGTGCGGCCCCCTGGTGACGAGGAGGAAGGCCTCTGTCAGCCCTCTGAGGAGCAGGCTCGAGAGCCTGGGCACCCGCACCTGCCACGGCCGCCCGCATGCCTGCTGCTGAACACCATCAACGAGCAGGACTCTCCCAACTCCCAGAGCAGCAGCTCCCCCAGCTAG